Proteins encoded in a region of the Haloglomus salinum genome:
- a CDS encoding metal-dependent transcriptional regulator, which produces MNTQNQYLKAIYLVQEQEDGPASTGKVADALDVSPASANEMIGKLEAAGLADHEKYKGVDLTDEGIKRARDALQTYCIIERFLVEVLEVEEFRAEARQLESVIDETVGDRLDTIIDRDPACPDCFDAELDVCCHLVSDLDIDREVESEAAD; this is translated from the coding sequence ATGAACACACAGAACCAGTATCTCAAGGCGATCTACCTGGTCCAGGAGCAGGAGGACGGCCCCGCCTCGACGGGGAAGGTCGCGGACGCGCTCGATGTCTCGCCGGCCTCGGCCAACGAGATGATCGGCAAGCTCGAGGCTGCTGGCCTCGCCGACCACGAAAAGTACAAGGGCGTCGACCTCACCGACGAGGGCATCAAACGGGCCCGCGACGCGCTCCAGACCTACTGCATCATCGAGCGCTTCCTCGTCGAGGTGCTGGAGGTCGAGGAGTTCCGCGCCGAGGCCCGCCAGCTGGAGTCGGTCATCGACGAAACGGTCGGCGACCGCCTCGACACCATCATCGACCGGGACCCCGCGTGCCCGGACTGCTTCGACGCCGAACTCGACGTCTGCTGTCACCTCGTCTCCGACCTCGATATCGACCGCGAGGTCGAGTCCGAGGCGGCGGACTGA
- a CDS encoding ferritin-like domain-containing protein: protein MSLSYPVASDHQLARLLQIGMVLEEVVEARAHKHFESLDDDERDAELEALLEEAAEESAGHRTELESLVDELEGDPVAYEEIEQLVAARYESDTDTDGVLYDQLASEETAYKFYDDLITAIEGSDVRFSVDRDRLLETLRGIREDEAEGVEEVTRLMEARA, encoded by the coding sequence GTGAGCCTCTCGTACCCGGTCGCCTCCGACCACCAGCTCGCCCGGCTCCTCCAGATCGGAATGGTGCTGGAGGAGGTCGTCGAGGCGCGCGCACACAAGCACTTCGAGTCGCTCGACGACGACGAACGTGATGCAGAGCTGGAGGCGCTCCTCGAGGAGGCCGCCGAGGAGTCCGCCGGCCACCGTACCGAACTGGAGTCGCTCGTCGACGAGCTCGAGGGCGACCCGGTCGCCTACGAGGAGATCGAACAGCTGGTCGCGGCCCGCTACGAGTCCGACACGGACACCGACGGCGTCCTCTACGACCAGCTCGCCAGCGAGGAGACCGCCTACAAGTTCTACGACGACCTCATCACCGCCATCGAGGGCTCGGACGTCCGGTTCAGCGTCGACCGCGACCGACTGCTCGAGACGCTCCGGGGCATCCGCGAGGACGAGGCCGAGGGCGTCGAGGAGGTCACCCGACTGATGGAGGCCCGCGCATGA
- a CDS encoding rubrerythrin-like domain-containing protein, with the protein MSHFTDPYTPREATYECYDCGCRVVVDGHQDACPECRGPVRNIAVARE; encoded by the coding sequence GTGAGTCACTTCACCGACCCGTACACCCCACGCGAAGCGACCTACGAGTGCTACGACTGTGGCTGTCGCGTCGTCGTCGACGGCCATCAGGACGCCTGTCCGGAGTGTCGTGGGCCCGTCCGGAACATCGCCGTCGCGCGGGAGTGA